The Hyalangium gracile genome has a window encoding:
- a CDS encoding helix-turn-helix domain-containing protein, producing MRMGRSGLTSPIRLRRKAARPHATSESLPRLSASPELSAPTGTGTLREQVAAFERSLIARALEEAGGNQSEAARRLGLTRVTLIDKLKRHGLRKG from the coding sequence ATGAGGATGGGGCGCTCGGGGCTGACGAGCCCGATCAGGCTCAGGAGGAAGGCTGCCAGGCCCCACGCGACGAGCGAGAGCCTCCCCCGTCTGTCCGCCTCCCCGGAGCTGTCGGCCCCCACGGGGACGGGGACCCTGCGGGAGCAGGTCGCCGCGTTCGAGCGCTCGCTCATCGCCCGAGCCCTGGAGGAGGCGGGCGGCAACCAGTCGGAGGCGGCACGGCGGCTCGGGCTGACCCGGGTGACGCTGATCGACAAGCTCAAGCGCCACGGGCTGCGCAAGGGCTGA
- a CDS encoding FAD-binding oxidoreductase, which produces MSTASLPDAFLRAIAEGFPPDFLTREPGELAEYGRDWTRVYTPSPAAIAFPRTTDEVARLLALCDAHRVPVVPSGGRTGLAAGAVAARGELVLSLRRMSRMDPVDVLGNTVRVQAGAVTEAVHQHCAQHGLTWPVDFASKGSSHVGGNIATNAGGVKVIRYGLTRQWVLGLQVVTAKGQVLELNGALEKNNTGVDLRQLFIGSEGTLGIITEATLKLTRLPGKQEVFLFAVPDVAAVLRLFRDARQAPLLLSAYEFFTDKCLARLQRHRKLRSPFEAPSGCYVLMEAEATDPAAVEAWLGSLFERGLVTDGTQAQNASQATELWTLREGISESLSATGLPHKNDIALPIAALEAFCAEMDAFFGARYPGWEICLFGHIGDGNLHVNVMKPDAMEKAEFLSHTKRADHDIFALVRKYRGSISAEHGIGLLKKDYLSYTRTPEELELLRTLKRALDPNHILNPGKIVDA; this is translated from the coding sequence ATGTCCACCGCCTCGCTCCCCGACGCCTTCCTCCGAGCCATCGCCGAGGGCTTCCCGCCAGATTTCCTCACTCGCGAGCCGGGCGAGCTGGCGGAGTACGGCCGTGACTGGACGCGCGTTTACACGCCATCGCCGGCCGCCATCGCCTTCCCGCGCACCACGGATGAGGTGGCGCGGCTGCTCGCCCTGTGTGACGCGCACCGTGTGCCGGTGGTGCCCTCGGGAGGGCGCACGGGCCTGGCGGCGGGCGCGGTGGCGGCTCGGGGCGAGCTGGTGCTCTCGCTGCGGCGGATGAGCCGGATGGACCCGGTGGACGTGCTCGGCAACACGGTGCGCGTGCAGGCGGGCGCGGTGACGGAGGCGGTGCACCAGCACTGCGCCCAGCACGGGCTGACGTGGCCGGTGGACTTCGCCTCCAAGGGCTCCAGCCACGTGGGTGGCAACATCGCCACCAACGCCGGCGGGGTGAAGGTCATCCGCTACGGGCTCACGCGGCAGTGGGTGCTGGGGCTGCAGGTGGTGACGGCGAAGGGGCAGGTGCTGGAGCTCAACGGCGCGCTGGAGAAGAACAACACGGGCGTGGACCTGCGCCAGCTCTTCATCGGCAGCGAGGGCACGCTGGGCATCATCACCGAGGCCACCCTCAAGCTGACCCGGCTCCCCGGCAAGCAGGAGGTGTTCCTCTTCGCGGTGCCGGACGTGGCCGCCGTGCTGAGGCTGTTCCGGGACGCGCGCCAGGCGCCGCTGCTGCTGTCCGCCTACGAGTTCTTCACCGACAAGTGCCTGGCCCGGCTGCAGCGCCACCGCAAGCTGCGCTCGCCCTTCGAGGCCCCCAGCGGCTGCTACGTGCTCATGGAGGCCGAGGCCACGGACCCGGCGGCCGTGGAGGCCTGGCTGGGCTCGCTCTTCGAGCGCGGGCTGGTGACGGACGGCACGCAGGCGCAGAACGCCTCGCAGGCCACGGAGCTGTGGACCCTGCGCGAGGGCATCAGCGAGAGCCTCTCCGCCACGGGCCTGCCGCACAAGAACGACATCGCCCTGCCCATCGCCGCCCTGGAGGCCTTCTGCGCGGAGATGGACGCGTTCTTCGGCGCGCGCTACCCGGGCTGGGAGATCTGCCTCTTCGGCCACATCGGCGACGGCAACCTGCACGTCAACGTGATGAAGCCGGACGCCATGGAGAAGGCGGAGTTCCTCTCGCACACCAAGCGGGCCGACCACGACATCTTCGCCCTGGTGCGCAAGTACCGCGGCAGCATCTCTGCCGAGCACGGCATCGGCCTGCTGAAGAAGGACTACCTCTCGTACACCCGCACGCCCGAGGAGCTGGAGCTGCTGCGCACGCTCAAGCGTGCGCTGGACCCCAACCACATCCTCAACCCGGGGAAGATCGTCGACGCGTGA
- the serA gene encoding phosphoglycerate dehydrogenase, translated as MSTPRFPNPSSPVSNKVPLRVLLLENIHPSAEHLMKAEGFVVERVQGALKPEELTERLKGVHLLGIRSKTNVPESALAHAESLLAIGAFCIGTNQIELTATNRHGIPCFNAPFSNTRSVAEMVIAEIIVLTRQLFDRSREVHTGQWRKVATGSHEVRGKTLGIIGYGHIGSQLGVLAESLGMRVVYYDIMTKLPLGNSRSVPTLGELLAESDFVTLHVPATSATNMMIGPAELARMKKGACLINASRGSVVDIPALAEALRSKHLGGAAVDVYPEEPETNSDGFRTELQNLPNVVLTPHIGGSTEEAQESIGREVATSLIKFVKSGATTGAVNFPQVEVPLIPGTHRILNVHRNIPGVLRDINRIVSDLNANIHAQVLSTDANIGYLVMDLDQDVSAQVSEAIAGLNTDIKTRMVS; from the coding sequence ATGAGCACACCCCGGTTCCCCAACCCGTCCTCGCCCGTCAGCAACAAGGTCCCCCTCCGCGTCCTCCTGCTGGAGAACATCCACCCGTCCGCCGAGCACCTGATGAAGGCCGAGGGCTTCGTGGTGGAGCGGGTGCAGGGCGCGCTCAAGCCCGAGGAGCTGACCGAGCGCCTCAAGGGCGTGCACCTGCTGGGCATCCGCAGCAAGACGAACGTGCCCGAGAGCGCGCTGGCCCACGCGGAGAGCCTGCTGGCCATCGGCGCCTTCTGCATCGGCACCAACCAGATCGAGCTGACGGCCACCAACCGCCACGGCATTCCCTGCTTCAACGCGCCGTTCAGCAACACGCGCAGCGTGGCGGAGATGGTGATCGCGGAGATCATCGTGCTGACGCGCCAGCTGTTCGACCGCAGCCGCGAGGTGCACACGGGCCAGTGGCGCAAGGTGGCCACGGGCAGCCACGAGGTGCGCGGCAAGACGCTGGGCATCATCGGCTACGGGCACATTGGCTCGCAGCTGGGCGTGCTGGCCGAGTCGCTCGGCATGCGCGTCGTGTACTACGACATCATGACGAAGCTGCCGCTGGGCAACTCGCGCTCGGTGCCCACGCTGGGCGAGCTGCTGGCCGAGTCGGACTTCGTCACCCTGCACGTGCCGGCCACCTCGGCCACGAACATGATGATCGGCCCGGCGGAGCTGGCGCGGATGAAGAAGGGGGCGTGCCTCATCAACGCCAGCCGCGGCTCGGTGGTGGACATCCCCGCGCTGGCCGAGGCGCTGCGCTCCAAGCACCTGGGCGGCGCGGCGGTGGACGTGTACCCGGAGGAGCCCGAGACGAACAGCGACGGCTTCCGCACCGAGCTGCAGAACCTGCCCAACGTGGTGCTCACCCCGCACATCGGCGGCTCCACCGAGGAGGCCCAGGAGTCCATCGGCCGCGAGGTGGCCACCTCGCTCATCAAGTTCGTGAAGTCGGGCGCCACCACCGGCGCGGTGAACTTCCCGCAGGTGGAGGTGCCCCTCATCCCCGGCACGCACCGCATCCTCAACGTGCACCGCAACATCCCGGGCGTGCTGCGCGACATCAACCGCATCGTCTCGGACCTGAACGCCAACATCCACGCGCAGGTGCTGAGCACGGACGCCAACATCGGCTACCTGGTGATGGACCTGGACCAGGACGTGTCCGCCCAGGTGAGCGAGGCCATCGCGGGGCTGAACACCGACATCAAGACGCGCATGGTGTCCTGA
- a CDS encoding serine protease: MRIVPFSAARRARVLGTLLCTLAAAGCGPLEEGAVPEQEALGESKAPVVYGTDNRMDVYAHPDATLRARAQQATVALMRPSSINTSNPNNVTFSASTLKAAFNLCTTERFLEDPTPAFCSGTLIDDDLVLTAGHCITSASDCSNTRFVFNFYRPTASTLQTVTTADVFACQTIVARQQSTVNGRNLDYAVVRLDRAATPRFVPAPIRAGNSPMNVGQAVTVIGSGSGIPFKIDSGGAVRDARAGTLDYFIASTDTFGGNSGSGVYENGGYTVAGILVRGETDYVSNGSCRIVNVCSETGCRGEDITYVRPAIDAYCQVAGSQRLCGTTEPPPPPPNSYSYNASNTNSAQQNTVNKVVALAAGQAITVATCGVTGATFSGDTYLRLFGPAATQVASNDDACGGNGSSITYTAATAGNYEIRGGCYSSGSCSATVVWQIGSAPPPGTGGSYAFSASNTNSAQQNTVNRDITLTAGQKITLGTCGVTGSSASGDTYLRLYGPAATQVAFNDDGCGSGTASNLTFTATTSGSYQIRAGCYQSNSCSGTVAWTIQ; encoded by the coding sequence ATGCGAATCGTCCCGTTCAGCGCCGCCCGGCGCGCTCGAGTCCTCGGAACCCTGTTGTGTACCCTGGCCGCCGCAGGCTGCGGTCCCCTCGAGGAGGGCGCGGTACCGGAGCAGGAAGCGCTGGGCGAGTCCAAGGCGCCGGTCGTCTACGGCACGGACAACCGCATGGACGTGTACGCGCACCCGGACGCCACCCTGCGCGCGCGTGCGCAGCAGGCCACCGTGGCGCTGATGCGGCCCAGCAGCATCAACACCTCCAACCCGAACAACGTCACCTTCAGCGCCTCGACGCTCAAGGCGGCCTTCAACCTCTGCACCACGGAGCGCTTCCTGGAGGACCCGACTCCGGCGTTCTGCTCGGGCACGCTGATCGACGATGACCTGGTGCTCACCGCGGGCCACTGCATCACCAGCGCCTCGGACTGCTCCAACACGCGCTTCGTGTTCAACTTCTACCGGCCGACCGCCAGCACGCTGCAGACGGTGACGACGGCGGACGTGTTCGCCTGTCAGACGATCGTCGCGCGCCAGCAGTCCACGGTGAACGGGCGCAACCTGGACTACGCCGTCGTCCGGCTGGACCGGGCGGCCACGCCGCGCTTCGTGCCGGCGCCGATCCGCGCGGGCAACAGCCCGATGAACGTGGGTCAGGCGGTGACGGTCATCGGCAGCGGCAGCGGCATCCCCTTCAAGATCGACTCGGGCGGCGCGGTGCGTGACGCGCGCGCGGGCACGCTGGACTACTTCATTGCCAGCACGGACACCTTCGGCGGCAACTCGGGCTCGGGCGTGTACGAGAACGGCGGCTACACGGTGGCCGGCATCCTGGTGCGCGGCGAGACGGACTACGTCTCCAACGGCAGCTGCCGCATCGTGAACGTGTGCTCGGAGACGGGCTGCCGCGGCGAGGACATCACCTACGTCCGCCCGGCCATCGACGCGTACTGCCAGGTGGCGGGCAGCCAGCGCCTGTGCGGCACCACCGAGCCGCCTCCCCCGCCGCCCAACTCCTACAGCTACAACGCGAGCAACACCAACAGCGCCCAGCAGAACACCGTGAACAAGGTGGTGGCGCTCGCCGCGGGCCAGGCCATCACCGTGGCCACGTGCGGCGTGACGGGCGCCACGTTCAGCGGTGACACGTACCTGCGCCTCTTCGGGCCCGCGGCGACGCAGGTGGCCAGCAACGACGACGCGTGCGGCGGCAACGGCTCCAGCATCACCTACACCGCGGCCACCGCCGGCAACTACGAGATCCGCGGCGGCTGCTACAGCAGCGGCAGTTGCTCCGCCACGGTCGTGTGGCAGATCGGCTCGGCGCCGCCGCCGGGCACCGGGGGCTCGTACGCCTTCAGCGCGAGCAACACCAACAGCGCCCAGCAGAACACGGTGAACCGGGACATCACCCTCACCGCGGGCCAGAAGATCACCCTGGGCACCTGCGGCGTGACGGGCTCCAGCGCCTCCGGCGACACCTACCTGCGGCTGTATGGCCCGGCCGCCACGCAGGTGGCCTTCAACGATGACGGCTGCGGCAGTGGCACCGCCTCGAACCTGACCTTCACCGCCACGACGAGCGGCTCGTACCAGATCCGCGCCGGCTGCTATCAGAGCAACAGCTGCAGCGGCACGGTGGCCTGGACGATCCAGTAG
- a CDS encoding STAS/SEC14 domain-containing protein — protein sequence MPFQIIVHQPDRILEVVYPSQPTQEDVDDYLARVRTAIEELAGDWSALVDQSQLRVMPSNMVAVMAKLNAYAQLKGMKRSARVVSTAASGLQAWRMTKQAMLTIPARTFESRDDALGWLKNPDDE from the coding sequence ATGCCCTTCCAGATCATCGTCCACCAGCCCGATCGCATCCTCGAGGTCGTCTACCCGTCCCAGCCCACGCAGGAGGACGTGGACGACTACCTGGCCCGCGTCCGGACCGCCATCGAGGAGCTGGCCGGCGACTGGAGCGCGCTGGTGGATCAGTCCCAGCTGCGCGTGATGCCCTCCAACATGGTGGCGGTGATGGCCAAGCTGAACGCGTACGCCCAGCTCAAGGGCATGAAGCGCTCGGCGCGCGTCGTCTCCACGGCGGCCTCCGGCCTCCAGGCCTGGCGCATGACGAAGCAGGCCATGCTCACCATCCCCGCGCGCACCTTCGAGTCTCGCGACGACGCGCTCGGCTGGCTGAAGAACCCGGACGATGAGTGA